In Pseudomonadota bacterium, the genomic stretch AATCGCTTTGCGATGCCATCTGATCGGGTGAATCTGCTTTACTCATAGATAGAGAGCGGATTCACGTTGTTAGGTGGAACCGTTCAGCGATTCTACCTAACAACGACCCACTCTAGGGTTCAACAGGGACAAATGGCCATGAAGCTCTACTTCAGTCAGACCTCGCCCTTCGTGCGCAAGGTTGTGATCGCGGCCCAGGAAAAGGGTCTCGCGGGAGAGGTCGCCTATGTCGACGCCGCCGATATGGACGGGTTGGCCGGCGACAATCCGCTCGAAAAGGTGCCGGCGCTGGTCACCGATGACGGGCAGGCGCTCTATGACAGCATGGTCATCTGCGATTATCTGGACAGTCGCGGTTCGGGGCCGGAGCTGATCCCCGCCGACCCCACCGCGCGCAGCACGGTGCTGTGCCGCCATGCGCTTGCCGACGGCATCATGGAGGCCGGTCTCGCCAGCGTCATGGAAGGCCGTCGGCCCGAGGACAAGCAATGGTCCGATTGGACGACGCGCCAGGAAGGCAAGATCACCCGCGCGCTCGATCGCCTGGAAAGCGAGGCGGCCGAGTTGGGCGAGGCAGTCGACCTGTCGACCATCGCGGTCGGCGCGGCGCTTGGTTATGTCGACTTCCGCCTGGGCCATCTTAACTGGCGTGACAGCCGGCCCAATCTCGCGGCCTGGTTCGAGGCATTTTCCAAGCGCCCGTCCATGGCCGGCACCGTGCCGAGCGATCCCGCCTAAGGATCGTCATGGACTATGGGTCCATCGTCGAGGCGCTTAGTCCGCTCGGGCTGATCGCGCGCGGCGGATTTGACGTGCAAGCCGACGATGGTGTGCCCGGCGATCCCCGTTGTGTGGTCATGGTCGGCAATGCCGGGCCGCAGGTGTGGCCGGTGTTTGACGCGGCCAGAACCGACGGACCCAACCCCATGAACCGGTGGACGCGCCGAGTGCTGGACGACGTGGCGCTTCGGCTTGGCGCGACCCCCCACTATCCCTTCAGCGGCCCGCCGTGGCTGCCGTTCCAACGCTGGGCGCAACGGGCCGAGGCCGTCTTTCCCTCACCGATCGGCATGCTGATCCATCACGATCACGGCCTGTGGCACGCCTATCGCGGCGCGCTCGCCTTTGACCAAACGATCGACGGCTTGCCCGAGCGCGATGAGCGACCAAGCCCGTGCGACAGCTGCGCGGACAAACCGTGTCTGACGACCTGTCCGGTCGCGGCCTTCGATGGCGAGCGCTACGACGTCAATGCTTGCGCCGGCCATATGCGACGGCCGGAAGGCATCGACTGTTTGGATCTTGGCTGCCGGGCGCGGCGCGCCTGTCCGGTCGGACGCGACGCCGTCTATGTTCCCGCGCAGGCGCGCTTTCACATGGACGCCTTTCTTGGCGCACGCGACTGATCGGTTTGCGGTGTGGCCATGAAGAGGTCACGGGAGCCGACAAAGGCGCCGCCTATGATCAACAGGCACGCGACCGCCGCGGTCGTGGTGAGGGTGCCGGCGCCGATGGCAATCAGGATCAGCGCGGTGAACAAGGGGATCAGATAGCTCAGCGCGACGAGTGAGCGGACCTGGCCGAACTTCATGCCGTAGTCCCATGCATAGAGTGCCGCCGCCACATTGCCGACGCCGAAGGCAACGATCACCGCCCAGGCAATGGCCGACGGCATGACGGTGCTTTCGAAGATCAGGTGGATCGGCACGCTCAAAACCGCGCCGCCCAGGCAGAACATGGCGCCCGCATCGGTCTTCACGTCGGGCCAGCCGCTGCGACAGAATGAGTAGAGACTGAAGCACAGCGCCCCACCGGCGGCGATCATATAGCCAAGCAAGGGCGCCTGGTCGACGCCTTCTCCTGTCTGGCGCGACAACACAAGCACGATGGCGCCGCCGAAACCGGCCGCCGCGCCCAATCCATGCCACCAGCGGATACGCCGGTCCCGCAGCATGGCGTTCGCCAACAACAGAATGACGGGCCAGCTCAGCAACAGGAGACTGGCGTGGACCGGCGTGATCAGCTGGTAGGAGATAAAGAAGCAGACGGTATAGCCAAACGGCCCGGCGATGCCGACCAGCCAGACCTTCAGCGGCATCTTGAACTGGGCGGCGACCGACTGGCCGCGCGCGAGCCAGACCGGCAGCATGACCAGGAAAAACGTCACCATGGTCATGGCGATCAACTGGAACGGCGGAAAGTCGGGGATCAGCGTCAGGAGCGGCCCGCCGGTCGACCACAGGCAGATCGCGCCGAGCCCGACCAGGGTCGCGATAATCGTGTGCCGGGGAAGCTTGGAACCCATGCGCGCGCGGCCCGCCGTCAGATGCGCCGGGTCGCCAGGCCGTCGTCGATGATCTGATCGACGATCCAGTTGGCTAGGCTGTGGGTCGCGCTCTCGCGCTCCGAAAAGCGCCCGGGCGTGCGCAGCGCCGACATCAGGCCCGCCTGCTGCTCGGCGCCGATGGCGTTGTCCTCCTCGATCCCCTTGTCCCAGCGCCGGTAGTAAGGCTCGACCTCCGCCGGGAAGTCGGGCCGGGCCGCCGTCGCGCGCGGGAAGCACTGGCCGACATGCAGGATCGTGCGGTCGGCCGCCACCGGGCGGAAGGTCGACCACCACAGCGCGTCCTGGGTGCAGGCAAGCTGGGTGTTGGGGTGCAGCATGGTGAAGAAGGTACCTTCCCTGGCGCGCCCGCTTAGCGTCGGGATGTGGGGGAAGGGCGCGGCCTCGCCCGGCAGGACGGCGATGCTGGTTTCCTGCGCGATGAAGAGCGCGTCCCAGTGGCCGCTGGTCCGGACCTGCTCGCCGGTCTGCTGGCCGAGCGAGGCGCTGTGCACCGTGCCCGTGTGATAGGCCTCCATGGCGTTCTCGGCCAGAAGCTTCCAGTTGCACGGGATGTCGTAGTCGATCCGGCGCGTCGTCACCAGGTCGTCGAAATTGTAGCTGCCCAACTGTTCGGTCAGGTCGCCCAGATAGTCGGTGAGCGGCGGCGTCGACTGCGAATAGCAGACAAACAGAAAGCCCTGCCAGGTCTCGAGCCGGACCGGCGCCAGCGGCCAGTCGGCGGTGTCGAACCCCGTCGTTGCGTCCATGCCCGGCGCGCCAACCAGCCGGCCGGTAAGATCGTAGGTCCAGGCGTGATAGGGGCAGACCAGCCGCCGGCCGGTGCCGCTGCCCGTCGCGATCCGCGCGCCGCGGTGCCGGCAGGTGTTGGCGAAGGCGCGCAAGTTCCCGTCTTTATCGCGCACCAGCAGAACTGGCCCGCCCGGCGTCTCGACCGCCCGGTAGGCGCCGGCGTCGGCCACCTCGTCGGCCCGGCCGACGAAGTTCCAGCCCTTCAGAAACACCCGCTCGCGCTCGCGCTCGAAGAAGGCGGGCGCGGTATAGCACCAGGCGGGCAGGGTGGCGGCCTCCAGCACCGGCCGGCGCACGGCCGCATAGTGGGCGGGATCGAAGATATCCAACGCATCCGTCGTCATGACAGCCGCGAGCATGACAGAGCCCGCGCCCAACGGGCAAGCGGCCCGCAAAGGGTCACGCCCGCGCCACGGTTGTGTCCCAATCGGGATCCAGAATTCAGAAAGCTTGCAGAAAAGACCACTTTTACCTCTTAAAGGCGTGTATGATGGATTTGGAACATCCACTGAACGAAACCTGACATACGAGGCACGCATGCGTTTCAAGCACGATCCCCTCCGGCCCCAGCCGCGCCGCAAGAAGAAAAACGAGACTTCCGACGAGACCGAACAGCGCTTGAGCGCCGATCTGCGCCTTTTGATGACCGACGAGCGCTATCAGAAGAACGACCCGGATTACCGTCACTTCGTCCAGCGCCAATACCGCCGCGTCTACGACGATCCCTCCGGCGAGCCGCGGGAGGGCTTGCGCATCGGCCGCCCGGAAGTTTTCGTCACCTACCTCGAACCCTTCGACCGCGACCGCGAGCGGCGGATCAGGCGCGGGGAGGAGGTGGAGCGGCACGTCACACAAGATCGCCGTCCATCAACTACCGTCAGCCAGTCTGAACTCGGCCTAGCCAATGCTGGCAGTGCAAGAAGGCAGGCCAGTGGCAATGCAGAGACGATCGACGAACCGGACGTCATCCCGTACTGGGAGCGTGCGATTGGGCAATCGGGTCCTAACGAGAGAACGCGATCGACACCTTTTCCAGGAATCAGGGACGTCAGAGACGAAGACACCCTGCGACGCTATCAAGACCATCTCGATGAGCAGAAAGAACGCGCAAACGATGTAGCCGATGCACGTCGCAGATCCTGGGTCTTTATTCAATCAGCGAGCGCGTCGGGTTACGACGAGGCTGCGCGTGCGCACGAACACTACCTTGAAGGTAGCGGAGAGCCCCTCATTGTTGATTCAGAGATCGTTCGCTCTTACGGGCCCGTCAACGATGCGGAAAAGGACATCCTGACTCACCTCAAGGACTGGTTGCGAGGAACGCTGTCAGATTCACGATTCGGGCAGCCCTGGCTCGATTTGGCCAATGGGGAGAGGACGATTGTTGGCAAAGAGTCCTTTGATGCGGATCGTGTTGGTGGACTCGTGAACTGGAACACAACCTTTGACGGTCCCAACAGTAAACTTGACCCTGAGTTTTGGACTGATGCCCGCATGACCTTCAACTCTGGAACGCTGGATAGCTTCAGCCAACTGGTGTTCGAACGTCACGGGACTCGGATCAAGGTCAACGGTTTCGTCAATCTGCGCGTGTCAGACCGCTATGACTTTGAGGATGGTCACATCCTGGAGTCAAAAGTTCTAGAAGATCATGGCGACGCCAAGAGCTTCGACATCTCAACGACAGTTTGGACTCGTCCAATTTCTGGGTGGATAGAACTTGGCGGTTCGCAAACGCCACGCGTCGAACTGATCTATGACGACTGACGCCTGGAGAGCCTTCAAGCGGGAGCGGCGGCGGCGCATCTGTCGAGGTATCCGTCGCACATTCTATTTGACCGCGGGCTCCATCCTCGCCGCGTTCGTGATCGGTTATGGCTCGTGGTTTCGCCTCGGATGGACGGATCTTCCTTTGCGTTGTGTTGATTGGGCTTGGGGTGAGACGCGACAGATTTCGGGCGAGTTGCGACCCGAGGCTGCCGACGCGCTCAAGACGTGGCTGACAACACTCTACGGCGATGGTTCCGTGAAGCAGGATACGTCCGGCCGTCTTCGCGTCCGTCCCGTCGTCGTGTACTTCGGCGATGAGGGCCGCTTGAGATCATTGACAGTCCACCTGACCGATTGGTTTTCCGACTTGAGGGACTATCCGGGGTCCGGCCCAGGGACGACCGACGACTGCCGCGTCGTCCAGCACTATCTCATGTCGGAAGGGCAGGCTGCAGCGTGTGACGATTCATGGGTTCAGTTCTTCATGAGAGAGATAAAGCAAGACAACTGGCCCGCGATGACACGGTTCTTCAGAGTGAACCAGCCTAGTCCAGGGCATGTGTATGACATGACGATGGATCCGCATGCTTTGGTCTTCCGGGATTCATCTGAGAGTACCGCACCACGAGATTTACCAGAGCTGGACTGTGGTCCGCCAATGGGTCACAGGTTCGTCTACGGCACCATACTCTTCGCCGGCTCGGTGATTTGGTTCTTCAACTCGCTGTGGCCTTTCTAATGCCGGCCGACCGATGACGACTGATGCCTGGAAGGCGCTGAAACGAGAGAGACGTCGACGCGTTTGCCGAGGTATCTGGCGGACGTTCGTCTTGACATTGGGTCTTTCGCTTGCCGCCGCTTTTGTTGGCCATGTCATCTGGTTTCGATCCGGTTGGGTCGATCTGCCACTCCGGTGCGTCGACGAACGTAGCGAACGTGAGCTCTATGGAGAAATGACACCGAAAGCCGCGGCCTCCTTCGAAGCCGTCCTTCGTGCCATGTACGGCGATGCGTCCGTAAAGAGGTCGGATGCAGGCGCCGTCATGGTGAAACCGGCCGTTGTGTACTTCGACGATGATCGTCGCCTGCTTGAACTGACGGGGTTTATGGCACAGACGCTTGCGATAGCGCATGGTTCGCCCTATCGCGGCACAGGCTGGTCGCAAGATTGCCGAGTTGTCCAACAGCACCTTATGACCGGCCAACGTGCCGTGTCGTGCGAGGACGCGTGGGAACCCCACGTCTACGGCGTGATTGGGCAGAGTTCTTGGCCATGGCTAACGCGTTTCTTTCGCGTGCGCGACTTGGGGCCGCACGCTCTGAACAACCTGCCGAGCAAAGCCCTACCAACCCCCGCCGAGCGGCCAGCCCATGTTGCCGGTCCCGCACTGCTGGGCAACGTTAACTGCGGACCGTCTTTCCACGATCAACTTCTCGAAACCTTCTTTGCTGTTGGCAGCTTTGTCGTTTGGATTGGACAGTCACTGTGGCCGTTCGATTGATGATGCGTTGCGTATGTCATGACGACTGATGCTTTGAAGTCGCTCAAGCGTCAGCGGCGGCGGCGTATCTGTCGCGGCATTCGTCGAACAGTCTACTGCACAGTCGGCGCCATCTTCGTCGCGTTCGTGATCGGTTATGGCACATGGTTCCGTTTCGGCTGGACGGACCTTCCCGTAAGTTGTGCCGACTGGCAATGGGGTGAAGCGAGGTACGTCTTCGGCGACCTGCGGCCCCATGCCGCCGACTCGCTCGAAACAGCGCTCGCGGCGCTCTACGGTGACGCGGCCGTCAGACGGGTCAGCCCGGAACGCATCCAGGTGCGTCCAGCCGTCATCTACTTCTACGATTACGATCGCCTCTATGATCTCTCGGCCTATCTGACGGTGAGGTACTCGGATGTTCGGTCCAATCGCGGGACGGCGTTTGATGTCGCGAAGGACTGCCGTCTTGTTCAGCACTACCTGATGGCAGGTGGTCGGGCTGAGTCGTGCGACGAAGACTGGGATGCACTCTTCCTCATGTTCATCAGACAGGACACGTGGCCCCTACTGACCGGCTTCTTTCATGTCGAACAGCCGAGGGCGACGCATATGGGCGAGTTTCTGGACAGCACGCTGCCCGTCCATGTCGAAGGTCCGCGCTGGCTGGCAAAACCGATGCCGCTGTCGGAGCTGAATTGCGGACCGACAAAGGGACACGTGATCTTGTTCGACTCAATCCTGATCCTCGGCGAGATCACGTTGTTCGTCGAGTCGCAATGGCCGTTCTAGCAACTTGACCAATTCGCTACTGCGCCAGTTCGCCGAAGTCGTGGCTGTAATCGGTCGGCGCAAACCCGCCGATCGTCTGGCTGATGGTCTTGCCGGGCCAGAGATAATCGACGCGGCGTTCGGCCGGGCGGTAGACGGCGGTGTAGGCGGTCGGGAACACCGCGCGGCGGGAGTAGAGTGGCGGTTTGAGGAAACGGCCGGCGAGGTTGTCGAGCGTCATGGCGGGATCGTCGAGGAGCGCCGCGAGGTGGGCGTGTCGCTCTGCAGTCTGGCTTCGCGCGGCGTCTTCGGGCCACGTGACCTCTTCTTGATGGTTCGTGCAGAGGCGGTCTTTCGTGACAGCCGGCGTGCGGGTCGGCCCGACGTAGACGGTCGCGTGATCGCCGGCCGCATCGAGCAGGGTGACGTTCTGGGTGAGCGCGACGGGAATGCGGCAAAGCGCGGCGGCGGCCTCGTCGACGCTGCAACAGGTCTCCAGCACGTAGCGCAGGATCAGGATGATGGAGAAACCCTGGCCCTGGTCCTGGCCGCCGCCGAAGGTGAGGCTCGCGACCAGACCGTCGGCGTTTATGCCGTCCAGGCAGCCGCCCCAGGGGCGTTGCGCCTTGCCGATGACCTCGCGACCGAACCAGGCCGTCGTTTCGAAACGATCGCTCACCGTGTCTAGCGGGAAGTCGTAGTTGCGCACCAGTGCCGGGCCACCATCGCCGAGCCAGACCGCCTGGCTGCAACCTGTCATCAGCGGCGGCGGGCGATAGTGGCTGAGGATGCGCTGGGCGAGGTCGTCGTCGCCGAGCAGCGCGCAGGCCTTGTCATAGGGCGTCAGGAGTTCCGGCATGTGCTGGTCGAGCGCGGTGCGGCACGCGGCGGCACTCGGCGGATCGGCCAGGCCTTCGCCCCGGTACCAGCGCTCGGTTTCGGCGCGGCCGGCGTTGAAACGGGTCAGCCAATCGGTCCCCGGTTCGGTCTCGCGGGCGAAGACAAAGCGCTTTTTCATCAGCGCCAGTGTAGCCGATGGCAACGCGGGCCGCTCGTCGCGGCCCGCTGCCGGATCAGGCCATATAGGCGCCGCCGTTGACCGAGAGTGTCGAGCCGGTGATGAAGCCGGCGTCGTCGCTGACCAGGAAGAGGACGCAGCGGGCGATCTCGTCGGCTTCGCCGATGCGCCCGACCGGAATGCCGGCGAGGATCTTCGCCATCATGTCGTCGGAGACGCCCGAGATTAGATCGGTCGCGATGTAACCGGGGCAGATCGCGTTGACCGTGATGCCCTTGCGGGCGTTCTCCAGGGCGACCGCCTTGGTGAAGCCCAGCATGCCGGCCTTGGCGGCGGCGTAGTTGGCGACGCCCAGCTGGCCGGCCTGGCCGTTGATCGAGCTGATGTTGACGATGCGCCCGAAGTTGGCGCCGCGCATGCCGGCCAACACTTCGTGCGACATGTGGAAGCACGAGCACAGGTCGACGTTGATGACCCGGTCCCAGTCCTCCGCACTCAGCTTGTGGCAGAAGCCGTCGCGGCTGATGCCGGCGTTGTTGACCAGCACCTCGACCGGGCCGACCTGTTCGGCAACCTGGGCGACGCCGGCCGCGCACGCCTCGTGATCGGCGACATCCCACTTGAAAGCGGGAATGCCGTGTTCGGCGCTAAAGGCTCTCGCGGCCTCGTCGTTGCCGCCGTAGTTGACGGCGACGGTGTAGCCCGCGTTCTTCAACGATGTTGCGATAGCCGCCCCGATGCCCCGGGTGCCGCCTGTCACCAATGCCACTCGTCCCATGATTATCCCCTAACATCAATACGACGGACGGCGGGTCGGCTCACGCCCCCCGCCGCCACGTCACCACAAGGTTATGACAGGCGTCTAACGCGCCTGCTTTAACGAGTCCAGCACGTTCGAACGCGCCATGACTTCCATCACACCGGCGCGCCTGGGCGCCGGCTCAAACGGGCGCCGATCAGCGCTCCAAGCACATGGCGACGCCCATGCCGCCACCGATGCACAAGGTCGCCAGGCCCTTTTTGGCGTCGCGCTTCTGCATCTCGAACAGAAGCGTGGTCAGGACGCGCGCGCCGGATGCGCCGATCGGATGGCCGATGGCGATGGCGCCGCCGTTCACATTCACCTTGTCGGTGTCGAGGCCGAGGTCCTTGTTGACGGCGCAAGCCTGGGCGGCGAACGCCTCGTTGGCCTCGATCAGATCGAGGTCGTCGACCGACCAGCCGGCCTTTTCAAGCGCCTTGCGGCTGGCCGGGATCGGACCCGAGCCCATGATCGCCGGATCGACGCCGGCATGGGCCCACGATGCGATGCGCGCCATCGGCGTCACGCCGCGCTTGCCGGCCTCATGGGCGGTCATCAAAACGACCGCCGCGGCGCCGTCGTTGATGCCGCTGGCGTTGCCGGCGGTGACGGTGCCGTCCTTGGCGAAGGCGGGGCGAAGCTTGGTCAGCATCTCGATCTCGACGCCGTGGCGGATGTACTCATCCTGGTCGACGACGATGTCACCTTTGCGGTGCGGCACGGTGACCGGCACGATTTCGTCGGAGAACCGGCCGGCCTTCTGGGCGGCCTCGGCGCGGTTCTGCGAGGTCATGGCGAAGTTGTCCTGCTGCTCGCGGGTGATCTGCCACTGGTTCGCGACATTCTCGGCCGTATTGCCCATGTGGTAGCCGTTGAAGGCATCCCATAGGCCGTCCTTGATCATGGTGTCGATCATCTCGGCCGGGCCCATCTTGGTGCCGTTCCTTAGGTTCATGCAATGGGGCGCCTGGCTCATGCTTTCCTGGCCGCCGGCGACGACGACATTGGCGTCGCCCTCTCGTATCTGCTGGTAGCCGACGGCGACCGCGCGCAGGCCGGAGCCGCAGAGCTGGTTCAGGCTCCAGGCCGGCGATTCGACGGGAATGCCGGCACCGATCGAGGCCTGGCGAGCCGGGTTCTGGCCTTCGCCGGCCTGCAGGATCTGGCCCATGATGACCTCGTCGACATCACCCGGCTCAACGCCGGCGCGGCTCATGGCGCCTTCAATGGCGGTTTTGCCCAGGACATGGGCCGGCAGGCTCGACAAGCCGCCGTTAAACGACCCGACCGGCGTGCGGGCGGCACTGGCAATGACGATCTCGCTCATGACTGGGTCCACTCCCTGCTTCACTGATGGTGTGGTTTCTATATAGGACATTTGCGTTCATTTCGCAGGTGCGAAATGACGTGCCCGGCCGAAGTCTCACACGGTTTTGCGCAGCCAGGCGTCGAGCGGATCCCACAACTGTTCGCGCGCGCGGCGACCGACCACCATGCCGATATGACCGGCCGCCGGCGTCATGACCTCGGCGCGCGGCAGGCGGTCGGCAAGCGGCTGGGCACTCTCCGGCGGCACGATGTGGTCGCGCCCGGGAATGGCGACCAGCGCCGGCCGGTCGATCGCCTCGGGTCGGATGATCCGGCCGCCGATCTTCCAGAGATCGCGGCCGGGCAGGTTCTCGCCATACCAGCCGTGCAGGCAGGTCCGCCCGACCGGGCCAGTAAGGGGCACGCCATCGTTGAGCCAGTCCTCCAGGGCGACGAAGGCGTGGGCCTGCTCGCCTGCCGGGTCCATGCCGGCGAAGCGGCGGAACTTCGCCTGTATGAGACTCGGCGACATCGATGCGAACATCATCTGCAGGACGTCGACCGGGATCATGCCGTCGGTCTTGCCGGCGGCCTCGACCTGGGGTGTCGCCATGGCGAAGAGGCCGGCCTGGCCGCTGCGGTTGGCGTGAAAGTCCCATGGTGTCGCGAGCAGGGCGAGGCCCGCGACGTCGGCGCCATGATGCTGCGCCAGGGCAAGCGCCAACAGGCCGCCCATGCAGTAGCCGACGACCGGCACCGGCGCGCCGCCCAGTTTGCGGGCCTCAGCCAGCGCCTGGGCCAGATAGCCCATGATGTACTCGTCCAGGTCGAAACCGGCCTCGGCCGCACTTGGCGCGTCCCAGTCCATCAGCAGCGGTCGCCAGCCCCGGTGTTTCAGGTAGCGCGCCAGGCTGTTCTTGGCGTCGAGGTCCAGGATATAGGCGCGGTTGATCAGCGACGGCACCAGGAGCACCGGCTGGCCCGTGCCGCCGTAGTCGCGCAACTTGGCGCTGCCTGCTGTCCAGATGGGGTCGGGGTCGATGGCGGTGCGGCGATAGGGGTGACGGCGATAGGCTTTGACGCCAGCCAGGAAGTCGGCCATGCGCTGGGTGGCTTCACCGTGCAGCGCGCGGGCCAGGTCCTCAGCGTTGGCGGCCTCGACCGCTGTCTGGATCGGGGCGGCCTTTGCGCTCAGACTTTCGTTCCAGGGCAGCAAGCCGTTTTTCGCAGGCATCAAGGCGCCCAGCGAACTCATCCATACGGCGAAGGATGTCGTCATATGGAGCGCCAGGGGCCGCGGGCCCCGACGCAAGGCCGCGGCCGTCACCGCCCTTGGTACCGGCAGCGGCGGCCAGCGGCGCCATCCAGGCCTCTGCCCATTTGGCCAAAGCCGGGTCGGTCGCGGCGGCGGCGACCTGCTCCTGCCACAATTCCATGAAATCGCGGGCCAATTGCTCGAGATCGGGATCTTTTGTCATGACAAGCAGTATAGGAAGCGGCCG encodes the following:
- the phbB gene encoding acetoacetyl-CoA reductase, with the translated sequence MGRVALVTGGTRGIGAAIATSLKNAGYTVAVNYGGNDEAARAFSAEHGIPAFKWDVADHEACAAGVAQVAEQVGPVEVLVNNAGISRDGFCHKLSAEDWDRVINVDLCSCFHMSHEVLAGMRGANFGRIVNISSINGQAGQLGVANYAAAKAGMLGFTKAVALENARKGITVNAICPGYIATDLISGVSDDMMAKILAGIPVGRIGEADEIARCVLFLVSDDAGFITGSTLSVNGGAYMA
- a CDS encoding acetyl-CoA C-acetyltransferase, whose product is MSEIVIASAARTPVGSFNGGLSSLPAHVLGKTAIEGAMSRAGVEPGDVDEVIMGQILQAGEGQNPARQASIGAGIPVESPAWSLNQLCGSGLRAVAVGYQQIREGDANVVVAGGQESMSQAPHCMNLRNGTKMGPAEMIDTMIKDGLWDAFNGYHMGNTAENVANQWQITREQQDNFAMTSQNRAEAAQKAGRFSDEIVPVTVPHRKGDIVVDQDEYIRHGVEIEMLTKLRPAFAKDGTVTAGNASGINDGAAAVVLMTAHEAGKRGVTPMARIASWAHAGVDPAIMGSGPIPASRKALEKAGWSVDDLDLIEANEAFAAQACAVNKDLGLDTDKVNVNGGAIAIGHPIGASGARVLTTLLFEMQKRDAKKGLATLCIGGGMGVAMCLER
- a CDS encoding ferredoxin, producing MDYGSIVEALSPLGLIARGGFDVQADDGVPGDPRCVVMVGNAGPQVWPVFDAARTDGPNPMNRWTRRVLDDVALRLGATPHYPFSGPPWLPFQRWAQRAEAVFPSPIGMLIHHDHGLWHAYRGALAFDQTIDGLPERDERPSPCDSCADKPCLTTCPVAAFDGERYDVNACAGHMRRPEGIDCLDLGCRARRACPVGRDAVYVPAQARFHMDAFLGARD
- a CDS encoding glutathione S-transferase N-terminal domain-containing protein; its protein translation is MKLYFSQTSPFVRKVVIAAQEKGLAGEVAYVDAADMDGLAGDNPLEKVPALVTDDGQALYDSMVICDYLDSRGSGPELIPADPTARSTVLCRHALADGIMEAGLASVMEGRRPEDKQWSDWTTRQEGKITRALDRLESEAAELGEAVDLSTIAVGAALGYVDFRLGHLNWRDSRPNLAAWFEAFSKRPSMAGTVPSDPA
- a CDS encoding DMT family transporter; amino-acid sequence: MGSKLPRHTIIATLVGLGAICLWSTGGPLLTLIPDFPPFQLIAMTMVTFFLVMLPVWLARGQSVAAQFKMPLKVWLVGIAGPFGYTVCFFISYQLITPVHASLLLLSWPVILLLANAMLRDRRIRWWHGLGAAAGFGGAIVLVLSRQTGEGVDQAPLLGYMIAAGGALCFSLYSFCRSGWPDVKTDAGAMFCLGGAVLSVPIHLIFESTVMPSAIAWAVIVAFGVGNVAAALYAWDYGMKFGQVRSLVALSYLIPLFTALILIAIGAGTLTTTAAVACLLIIGGAFVGSRDLFMATPQTDQSRAPRKASM
- a CDS encoding alpha/beta fold hydrolase encodes the protein MTTSFAVWMSSLGALMPAKNGLLPWNESLSAKAAPIQTAVEAANAEDLARALHGEATQRMADFLAGVKAYRRHPYRRTAIDPDPIWTAGSAKLRDYGGTGQPVLLVPSLINRAYILDLDAKNSLARYLKHRGWRPLLMDWDAPSAAEAGFDLDEYIMGYLAQALAEARKLGGAPVPVVGYCMGGLLALALAQHHGADVAGLALLATPWDFHANRSGQAGLFAMATPQVEAAGKTDGMIPVDVLQMMFASMSPSLIQAKFRRFAGMDPAGEQAHAFVALEDWLNDGVPLTGPVGRTCLHGWYGENLPGRDLWKIGGRIIRPEAIDRPALVAIPGRDHIVPPESAQPLADRLPRAEVMTPAAGHIGMVVGRRAREQLWDPLDAWLRKTV
- a CDS encoding aromatic ring-hydroxylating dioxygenase subunit alpha, producing the protein MLAAVMTTDALDIFDPAHYAAVRRPVLEAATLPAWCYTAPAFFERERERVFLKGWNFVGRADEVADAGAYRAVETPGGPVLLVRDKDGNLRAFANTCRHRGARIATGSGTGRRLVCPYHAWTYDLTGRLVGAPGMDATTGFDTADWPLAPVRLETWQGFLFVCYSQSTPPLTDYLGDLTEQLGSYNFDDLVTTRRIDYDIPCNWKLLAENAMEAYHTGTVHSASLGQQTGEQVRTSGHWDALFIAQETSIAVLPGEAAPFPHIPTLSGRAREGTFFTMLHPNTQLACTQDALWWSTFRPVAADRTILHVGQCFPRATAARPDFPAEVEPYYRRWDKGIEEDNAIGAEQQAGLMSALRTPGRFSERESATHSLANWIVDQIIDDGLATRRI
- a CDS encoding C45 family autoproteolytic acyltransferase/hydrolase, with the protein product MPSATLALMKKRFVFARETEPGTDWLTRFNAGRAETERWYRGEGLADPPSAAACRTALDQHMPELLTPYDKACALLGDDDLAQRILSHYRPPPLMTGCSQAVWLGDGGPALVRNYDFPLDTVSDRFETTAWFGREVIGKAQRPWGGCLDGINADGLVASLTFGGGQDQGQGFSIILILRYVLETCCSVDEAAAALCRIPVALTQNVTLLDAAGDHATVYVGPTRTPAVTKDRLCTNHQEEVTWPEDAARSQTAERHAHLAALLDDPAMTLDNLAGRFLKPPLYSRRAVFPTAYTAVYRPAERRVDYLWPGKTISQTIGGFAPTDYSHDFGELAQ